In Candidatus Cloacimonadota bacterium, the sequence AAACGCGGATGCGTTCCCAGGGGTCTTCTCCCAAATAGCGGTGCATGGCGTCAAAAGTGGCTCCGCCCCACACTTCCATGGAGTAGAACCCAACCTGGTCCATCTTTTCAGCCACGTGAAGCATATCTTCTGTGCGACCGCGTGTGGCGAAAAGGGACTGGTGTCCGTCCCGGAAGGACAGGTCTTGAATTTTTATAGGGTTGGCCGCTTTGGGGCGGTCCGGTTCATAGCGCATTTGGCTATATTCCAAGATTCCATGTTTTTGCATGGTGTCTCCTTGTTATCTGTTTCTTTTTATAAATCTTCTTTGGGCCAGCTCGCGATGGAGCATGGTTTGTTGGCGTCCATAATGTTGCCAAACGCTGGGCGCGTTTTCCAGCGGACGCTGCACGAAAGGCAGGCTTTCGTCGGAACTGATGAGCGCCATCACACCCGCGATGGCGGCAAGTTCTTTTTTACGGTCTGTCATTGCTGCGCGTCCTTTTAGGAAGGAATGTTTCCGTGTTTTTTGGGAGGCAGGCTTTCGCTTTTGCTGGAAAGAATTTCCAGGGCGTCAATCAACCTTTTGCGGGTTTCGGAGGGCAGAATCACCGCGTCGATGTAGCCGCGTGATGCCGCCACATAGGGATTGTTGAATTCTTCCTCATAATTCGCAATCAGTTCCGCGCGTTTGGCGTTTTGGTCTTCAGCCGCCTGTATTTCCTTGCGGAAGATGATGTTGGCGGCACCCTGGGCACCCATAACCGCGATTTCAGCGCTGGGCCAGGCAAAAACCATGTCCGCGCCCAAATGCCTGCTGCTCATGGCGATATAGCTGCCGCCATAATTCTTGCGGGTCACCACTGTCAATTTGGGAACCGTGGCTTCGGAATAGCACCAAAGCAGCTTCGCTCCGTGGCGGATGATTCCGTTCCATTCTTGATCACGGCCGGGAAGGTAGCCCGGAACATCCACAAAAGTGAGCAGCGGAATATTGAAGGCATCACAGAAACGAATGAACCGCGTGGCTTTGTCCGAAGCATCGATATCGAGGCAGCCAGCCAAAACCTTGGGCTGGTTTGCCACCACACCCACAACGCGTCCGTTCAGGCGTCCAAAGCCCACAATGATGTTTTGAGCGTAATACAGATGCGGTTCAAAGAATTGTCCGTCGTCCAAAACGCTGCGAATCACCTCGTGCATGCTGTAGCTCTCTTTGGGGCTGTCCGGAATGATGGTATCCAGGTTTGGACACAGGCGCCAGGGTTCGTCCGCGCTTTCGGCTCGGGGAGGGTCTTCCATATTGTTTCCCGGCAAAAACGAAAGCAGGGCTTTGATTTGCTGGATGGCGTCCTCATCATTTTCACAGGCGAAATGGGCGTTTCCGCTCTTGGAATTATGGGTCATGGCTCCACCAAGCTCTTCCTGGGTGGTTTCTTCACCCGTGACGGCTCGGATTACGTCCGGACCGGTGATAAACATGAAGCTGGTCTTTTTCACCATGAACACAAAGTCTGTCATGGCAGGGGAATAGACAGCTCCACCGGCGCAGGGGCCCATAATCGCGGTGATTTGCGGAATCACACCGCTGGCGCGGGAATTGCGGAAAAAGATGTCGCCATAACCTTTGAGCGAATCCACACCTTCCTGGATGCGGGCGCCGCCGCTATCCTGAATCCCAACCAAGGGAACGCCGCTTTTCAGCGCCATGTCCATGATTTTACAGATTTTAGCGGCATGCATTTCGCCCAGAGAACCACCCCGGGAGGTAAAATCCTGGGAAAAAGCGAAAACGGGACGTCCGTCCACCAAACCGTGACCGGTTATCACGCCATCAGACGCAATTTCAACCTTTTTCATGCCAAAATTGTCGCAGCGGTGTTCCACGAACATATCCAGCTCCCGAAAGGTGCCGGGATCGAAAAGCAAATCCAACCGCTCGCGGGCTGTCAGCTTTCCTCCGCTTTTTTGTTTTTCCACGGCTTTGGCGCCGCCCATCTGCAGGACTTTCTGCTCTTTATCCAGCAGTTTCTGGATCGCGTCTCGGGTCGTTAGCATTTCTGTATCCTCTTTTCAAAACGATATTTAACATATTCGCGGTTCCCACCTTGCGGCATGAACCGGACAAGAATCCAAAATCTACAGCCGCCCCTTTTTCGTCAAGAAAAACAGAGATAAAGATTTTTTGCCAGAGTTTTTTTACTCAGAGACTTGGGGAATCTTCATGATATATATGCAGTTATCCGGCTTGGAACGCAAGCCAAAAATAC encodes:
- a CDS encoding methylmalonyl-CoA carboxyltransferase, coding for MLTTRDAIQKLLDKEQKVLQMGGAKAVEKQKSGGKLTARERLDLLFDPGTFRELDMFVEHRCDNFGMKKVEIASDGVITGHGLVDGRPVFAFSQDFTSRGGSLGEMHAAKICKIMDMALKSGVPLVGIQDSGGARIQEGVDSLKGYGDIFFRNSRASGVIPQITAIMGPCAGGAVYSPAMTDFVFMVKKTSFMFITGPDVIRAVTGEETTQEELGGAMTHNSKSGNAHFACENDEDAIQQIKALLSFLPGNNMEDPPRAESADEPWRLCPNLDTIIPDSPKESYSMHEVIRSVLDDGQFFEPHLYYAQNIIVGFGRLNGRVVGVVANQPKVLAGCLDIDASDKATRFIRFCDAFNIPLLTFVDVPGYLPGRDQEWNGIIRHGAKLLWCYSEATVPKLTVVTRKNYGGSYIAMSSRHLGADMVFAWPSAEIAVMGAQGAANIIFRKEIQAAEDQNAKRAELIANYEEEFNNPYVAASRGYIDAVILPSETRKRLIDALEILSSKSESLPPKKHGNIPS